AAAGTTCTGATTGTCTGCtcagagatgagaaaaagtgttttatctAGCACTCTAACAGTGCTACTCTGGACTGTAAGCAGattgtaaaaagaaatgaacagtTTTAAATCAACAGTTGCTCACATAAAAGCCATACAAACTGAATAACTCTGCTTCTCTCTTTATGCCTTGCTTGACTCACTATTagccagatattttttttcctctctaggGGATACCGTTATCCCTCTGTACATCCCCCAGTGTGGCGAGTGCAAATTCTGCAAGAATCCTAAAACTAATCTGTGTCAAAAGATCaggtctgtttgctttttatcttgACACACGATATAGTATTTGTTTGACATATACCTGTTCTAGTTATCAAAAGTAAGAAAGTACATGTTTTAAGGAATCAGACACTACTTTGCATTCTTCCTTAAGATTTCTccttaaataaatctgtttttttgtttgtacatTTGTAAAGGTGTAAGCTGGTAGCCTGTTTCTACAGCTCTGAAAACATAAATGCTCTGACTCTGTATTTAATCCATACTTAAAGGAAATACTTCAGGGAATTTAGCTCTTGCTGCAAACACTGAAGGCTTTGAGTGGTACAGAGTTATAGAGAGAGCTCTTTTTCCTTAATACACGCTTGTCTGCTGATTTTGCAGCTGGGTCCAATAAGCAAAAACCCAGGGACATAACTGATGGCTGCTGCTCGAGGGAAGCAGACTAAAGGAGGTGAATGAAGATGGGAGTGTGGTACCATGGCACAAGCAGTTAGCACTGGTAGCTAACAGGGTCAACGTGCTGATCCAACTCCCAATTCTTTCTATGCTTCCTTGGAGGAATTAacaatattaaatgttttattaggAGACTAGTGTCTAATTTCTGTAAATTCATGGGTTTACTGGAATGTTCCAAAAATTACGGTGCAATTATGTGACTGTATCCCTGTGCTACTTACACAATACTGTCTAGTGAGAGTAATTACTGCTTAAGGCTCTGACTCTACTTTCCTGTCTTTGCCTTAAGAGTTACTCAAGGGAAAGGAGTCATGCCTGATGGTACCAGCAGATTCACCTGCAAAGGAAAGCAGATTTACCACTTCATGGGGACGAGCACCTTCTCGGAGTACACGGTGGTGGCTGACATCTCCGTAGCTAAGATAGACGCTGCAGCACCTCTCGATAAAGTGTGTCTGCTGGGCTGCGGCATCTCCACTGGCTATGGGGCTGTTGTTAACACTGCCAAGGTAAAGGCTGTAGACATGATGTAccaaatttctgttcttttatgcTCTTCAGCTGGTGAAATTTAACTAAGAATTTCAAACGTCCGTACAGGGCAGATCAGGTCAGAAGAAAATTAGAGGGTTAGACAAAATCCACGTGGGAGATGCTGCATGTCTTTTAATACCaactttgcttttcctgaaaTCACTTTCCCAACTCATCTTAATCTGGGTGCAAGTCATTCTGGTAGTTTTGAAGGtcagggtgggagggagagacAGTAGGTGAGCACACATGAGGCTGGGGCAGGTTATGGAAGTCAAGTCTTTGGGCAAGAAGGAGAGCCTAGCACGTAAAGAGGTTTTCTATAAACTTTCCATAGAGTTTGCCTTATTGAAGCGATAAAGTCTTGTAGCCATATATATTTACCACCCCATTTTCTTCGTAACAGACTTGGGTTTTTAACTAATGTGGAAGAATCTTCTCTGTTGCTCATGGCTTTTTCTTCACCTAGGTGGAACCTGGCTCCACGTGTGCCGTCTTTGGTTTAGGAGGAGTTGGGCTGGCAGTTATCATGGGCTGTAAAGTTGCCGGAGCATCCCGGATCATTGGCATTGACATTAACAAGGATAAGTACGCCAAAGCCAAGGAGTTTGGAGCTACCGAGTGCATTAACCCTCAGGACTTCAAGAAGCCCATCCAGGAGGTGCTGGTTGAAATGACCGACGGTGGCGTAGACTACTCCTTCGAGTGCATCGGTAACGTTGGAGTCATGGTGAGTGagtgcagaacagcagcaaggggagggagggcacaGCTGGTTGCCACTTCGTTGTTCAGCTAAATAGGAAACCCAGCTGCTTGCTTGTTACAGGAAACATgccatgctattttttttttttcaaatagtaaTAATGGCTGTGACTAAGAAGGACAATTTACATCAAACCCTAAATATGCAAATCCTGTTTCTTATACTTTGCAGAAGTTTTTCTATCCTGagttttcagctgctgaaaaattaacaaaaaacacataaaatgtaTTGTACAATGTACAATATATAATTtacttataataataataataatttacaaaTGTAAAATCTCAAGGACCGCTCGAaatctcccttctcccccagataattaatttaacttttagaatcatagaagtATTGCTGAACGTAAGGCGAGGCTTTCAGGAATGACAACAGCATTTCTGATCTGTCAGTAACATGGTCTGCGTTGTCTCTGCTTGCAGTTTATCCCAGCTTCTAGGGGAGTGACTTTTTTGGAAGCCAGATGGGATATGACAAGAGCAATCTTTAACGTGTAAGGAGTCTGAACCAATGGGAAACTTAACCTAATTTTCAGGGGATTTATTGTCCCTTAAACACCAACGTGGCGATTCATTAACTGGGGGAGAGGAAGTGCAACCTGTGCCAGTCTAAGTAGCATTAACATTAGCAGTAAACGATCTGTTCTTGTCCTGTTCTTCTGTGAAGAGGGCTGCCTTGGAAGCCTGCCACAAGGGCTGGGGAGTCAGCGTGATCGTtggagtggctgctgctggtcaGGAGATCTCTACACGGCCATTCCAGCTTGTAACTGGGCGGACATGGAAGGGGACCGCCTTTGGAGGTAACTCTTGCTTTGGGGATAAAAGTAATTTGCTGGGGGCTAAATGCAGGAAGAACTTGATATTCCTACAGACTGTCTACAGAtaaacacactgaaataaacACATGAAATACAAGATCTCACATATTTCAAAGAGAGCATATAACCACCCACTAGTCAGTTCTATAGCAGTGGTATAGTGGGATTGCTTTCTTATTAGCACAAGGTTTGGGATGCAGCAAAGGACCTGGTCTTCGGGGAGATGTGAACTCAAAGGTGGTTTTGTTGCTTAGTCAGTAAGCAAATTGCGGGGCTAAAATGGGAACTTACaaaagaacttgaaaataaaaagcaacaaagtcCTGATAGACCTTTTCTGCCATCAAACCAGAAACCTGGTGAGACTTTTACAGCCACAAGGGGCTGACAGAGATGCTAGTGCATGCTTTCCTAGGTGAGGGCTGCTCTATGCCAAACGTTGAAATACCTAGTGAAAGGTTAGTGCGCTAACGTGGCTGGATAATGTGTGCCCTTGCCAGATCTAGCTGCCCTCTGACATTCCTTATTCACTGCCTGAGGAGAGCAGGAGTAACAAACACCACCAATCTCGGTTCCTTTTCACATTTATCAGATGATAACCTGTAAAAGGGCtgtatgttttccttcctctttgtaCAGAGGTGTGTGGAAAGGGCAAAAACAAATGCACACTCACTGTCTTTCAGGCTGGAAGAGCGTAGACAACGTGCCTAAACTGGTGACTGACTACATGTCCAAAAAGATCAAAGTGGATGAATTTGTGACTCACACCTTGCCTTTTGACAAAATTAACGAGGCCTTTGAGCTGATGCATACAGGAAAGAGGTAACGTTCATAATACTTCAGTTGTGTTTGTTGGTGGGACAGTGTCAAGATACAGGTTCCCTGCCCACTGTCATGTTTTAAACAGGTAGGATAAGAGCTGACAGGTACCATGCACTTTTATTCTGAGATAAATGCACATTCTCTGAGCTCCTCTCCATATGCCAGAACACAGGCAGAAggtgaaaaacaagcaacaatGTCTAAGGGAAATATGCAGATCAGTAAAGTTGATAAAGGGGACAAGCCAGTCTTAGCTTTCCATTTCTAAAAGTATTGCTTAAACATtcctccttaaaaaaataaacgtAGAGAGAATGAAGGAGAGTTATCACAAATACATCTTTACAAGTCATTAAGCCATTAGTCTAATTTGGCTGTTAACTAAATAATAGATTTCGTTGTATTTTCAAACAATTATTTAGGATAGATGACCAGCAGAAACAGTCACTTGCAAtgatctttaaatatatatattttttcaatatttttctctagTTTGAACTGGGGTTGAACACCAACATGTGCTTCTTAATTTGTACTTCTTAATGTGGCCAGATCACTTTAACAGCAGCTTCTGCCTTCATTAAGGTTAGCAGCGGTTTAGACTGTTCATACTGCAAACTTCTGCCATCCACTGGAGGTGGTGAAAAACCTGCTGGATGCTTACTGAGCCGTGCTGCTCTCATAGCAGTATACCATGTAAGGGTTGTGATCGGGTTGCAGCAGTAGCACAAGGCTCAAAGTGTAGGGTATGCTCACCAGAGGATAGATTGGGTGATGCCTGTGAAGCCCTGTACAGATACAGGAGTGGACGTgcttgaaggaaaacagagactACCTGGGGATGCTCTGGCAGGATTTGCATCTGCAGGTTAAAATCCAAGGCGGAAGGATTAGTCAGCTTTAACCTGAGAAATGTTAAAGTTTGCTCTGCTGTGTCAAGTGCAGGCCTCTTTGAAATAAGAATTGTATTGAGATGCTCTCTAACTTGTTGGAAATTCATAGACTGGCATAGCTACCGCTGTCTCTTGGAATAGAAACCAGCTTATCAGCAGTCCAGGTTGCATACATTTTCAGAAGGTGTTTTCAAGAAAGAATCAGAtagtggaaaaggaaaattggaGAGATGCTCTAGTAAAAAAGACTCTCTCTTCCTACATATTTACATGAATCTCTTTCCATACTTTGCTTTACCTGCACATGGGTAAATAGATATCAGCCTTACTGCAAGAATCCACAACAGTCTTTCTGTTTGACCTCAATCCATATTGATATTATAACTTCCTCAAAAAtgactttctctgcttttcctgataCTTTATCTGTGTTCCTAATTTGGATAAGTCAGTTAACATTAACCACATTTGTACCTTTTACAAATTTGAAGCACTGCATCATCTATGCAAATTTATTCCAGCAGTTGATCCCCGTACCCAGTTACAAAATCTTATGCTCATGCAGGAATAAATCATCAAAATGATTATGtcctattaaaataataatgaaagctACTTAAAATTCGCCAAGCAGCCAAAAGAGGGAAAACCTGTAAATACTGATTTTTCATAATCAATATTCTTGGGTAGTTACTGAAAACTGACACACGTAGTTTGAAAAGGCTTCCTTCCATTTTAAGTACACCCTTCTGGGGGAAGaactaaaaaatgaataatgagCATTTAGCAACCCATTTTTAGGCAGGattgttaataaatatttattagaggtataattttatttttataagaagttGAAGTTAATTGAGAG
This genomic window from Aythya fuligula isolate bAytFul2 chromosome 4, bAytFul2.pri, whole genome shotgun sequence contains:
- the LOC116489131 gene encoding alcohol dehydrogenase class-3, with the protein product MASGVIKCRAAVAWEAGKPLSLEEVEVAPPKAHEVRIKIVATAVCHTDAYTLSGADPEGCFPVILGHEGAGIVESVGEGVTKVKPGDTVIPLYIPQCGECKFCKNPKTNLCQKIRVTQGKGVMPDGTSRFTCKGKQIYHFMGTSTFSEYTVVADISVAKIDAAAPLDKVCLLGCGISTGYGAVVNTAKVEPGSTCAVFGLGGVGLAVIMGCKVAGASRIIGIDINKDKYAKAKEFGATECINPQDFKKPIQEVLVEMTDGGVDYSFECIGNVGVMRAALEACHKGWGVSVIVGVAAAGQEISTRPFQLVTGRTWKGTAFGGWKSVDNVPKLVTDYMSKKIKVDEFVTHTLPFDKINEAFELMHTGKSIRTVLKF